One segment of Triticum aestivum cultivar Chinese Spring chromosome 2A, IWGSC CS RefSeq v2.1, whole genome shotgun sequence DNA contains the following:
- the LOC123189218 gene encoding 40S ribosomal protein S10-1, with product MIISKKNRNEICKYLFQEGVLYAKKDYNLAKHPQIDVPNLQVIKLMQSFKSKEYVRETFSWQHYYWYLTNDGIEFLRNFLNLPSEIVPATLKKSARPPGRPLGSGPPGDRPRGPPRFEGDRPRYGDRDGYRGGPRGAPGDFGGEKGGAPAEFQPSFRSSGGGGFGRGGGGGFGRGGGGGGGFGASPME from the exons ATG ATCATCTCCAAGAAGAACCGCAATGAGATCTGCAAGTACCTCTTCCAAG AGGGAGTGCTTTATGCCAAGAAAGACTACAACCTGGCGAAGCACCCGCAGATTGACGTGCCGAACCTCCAGGTGATCAAGCTCATGCAGAGCTTCAAGTCTAAGGAATACGTCAGGGAGACCTTCTCGTGGCAGCACTATTATTGGTACCTCACCAACGATGGCATCGAGTTCCTGCGCAACTTCCTCAACCTGCCATCTGAGATCGTGCCTGCCACGCTCAAGAAGTCTGCCAGGCCTCCTGGCCGCCCTCTCGGTTCTGGCCCACCTGGTGACCGCCCAAG GGGGCCACCTCGCTTTGAGGGTGACAGGCCTAGGTATGGCGACAGGGATGGCTACCGTGGCGGTCCTCGTGGTGCACCTGGTGACTTTGGTGGTGAGAAAGGTGGAGCCCCTGCAGAGTTCCAGCCATCATTCAGG AGCTCTGGTGGCGGCGGCTTTGGccgtggtggcggcggtggctttggccgtggtggcggcggtggcggtggctttGGCGCTAGCCCAATGGAGTGA